In one window of Burkholderia cenocepacia DNA:
- a CDS encoding DEAD/DEAH box helicase, with product MSFESLGLAEPLVKAVNELGYTSPTPIQQQAIPAVLGGGDLLAGAQTGTGKTAGFTLPILQRLHTFYAEHRGAKRAVRALILTPTRELAAQVEESVRAYSKYLKLRSTVMFGGVSINPQIDALKRGVDIVVATPGRLLDHMQQKTIDLSDLDILVLDEADRMLDMGFIHDIKRVLAKLPPQRQNLLFSATFSDEIKALADSLLDSPALIEVARRNTTAESVAQKIHPVDRDRKRELLTHLIREHNWFQVLVFTRTKHGANRLAEQLTKDGISAMAIHGNKSQSARTRALAEFKNSTLQVLVATDIAARGIDIDQLPHVVNFDLPNVPEDYVHRIGRTGRAGATGEAVSLVCVDEKQLLRDIERLIKREIPQEVIAGFEPDPNAKPEPIQQRRGQQQPRGGGGGGGNRQPRAGGSGQPAAKRDGNAQPKAAQQKAAKPRTQGSAAGNGGRPAGGGNGARPASGNAAHPNRNRSSRSGQRGH from the coding sequence ATGTCTTTCGAATCTCTCGGCCTGGCCGAACCGCTGGTCAAGGCGGTCAACGAGCTCGGCTACACGTCGCCGACTCCGATCCAGCAGCAGGCGATCCCGGCCGTCCTCGGCGGCGGCGACCTGCTCGCCGGCGCACAAACCGGCACCGGCAAGACCGCCGGCTTCACGCTGCCGATCCTGCAACGCCTGCACACGTTCTACGCCGAGCACCGTGGCGCGAAGCGCGCGGTGCGCGCGCTGATCCTCACGCCGACGCGCGAACTCGCCGCCCAGGTCGAGGAAAGCGTGCGTGCGTACAGCAAGTACCTGAAGCTGCGCTCGACCGTGATGTTCGGCGGCGTCAGCATCAATCCGCAGATCGATGCGCTCAAGCGCGGCGTCGACATCGTCGTCGCGACGCCGGGCCGCCTGCTCGACCACATGCAGCAGAAGACCATCGACCTGTCGGATCTCGACATCCTCGTGCTCGACGAAGCCGACCGGATGCTCGACATGGGCTTCATCCACGACATCAAGCGCGTGCTCGCGAAGCTGCCGCCGCAGCGCCAGAACCTGCTGTTCTCGGCGACCTTCTCGGATGAAATCAAGGCGCTCGCCGACAGCCTGCTCGACTCGCCCGCGCTGATCGAGGTCGCCCGCCGCAACACGACCGCCGAGAGCGTCGCGCAGAAGATCCACCCGGTCGACCGCGACCGCAAGCGCGAGCTGCTCACGCACCTGATCCGCGAACACAACTGGTTCCAGGTGCTCGTGTTCACGCGCACCAAGCACGGCGCGAACCGGCTCGCCGAGCAGCTGACGAAGGACGGCATCAGCGCGATGGCGATCCACGGCAACAAGAGCCAGTCGGCCCGCACGCGCGCGCTGGCCGAGTTCAAGAACAGCACGCTGCAGGTGCTCGTCGCGACCGACATCGCCGCGCGCGGGATCGACATCGACCAGCTGCCGCACGTCGTCAACTTCGATCTGCCGAACGTGCCCGAGGATTACGTGCACCGCATCGGCCGCACGGGCCGCGCGGGCGCGACCGGCGAAGCCGTGTCGCTCGTGTGCGTCGACGAGAAGCAGTTGCTGCGCGACATCGAGCGGCTGATCAAGCGCGAGATCCCGCAGGAAGTGATCGCGGGCTTCGAACCCGATCCGAACGCGAAGCCGGAGCCGATCCAGCAACGCCGCGGGCAGCAGCAACCGCGCGGCGGTGGCGGTGGTGGCGGCAATCGCCAGCCGCGTGCCGGCGGCTCAGGCCAGCCGGCCGCGAAACGCGACGGCAACGCGCAACCGAAGGCTGCGCAGCAGAAGGCCGCGAAGCCGCGCACGCAAGGCAGCGCCGCCGGTAATGGCGGACGTCCTGCAGGTGGCGGCAACGGCGCCCGCCCGGCAAGCGGCAACGCCGCGCATCCGAACCGCAACCGTTCGTCGCGCAGCGGCCAGCGCGGTCACTGA
- a CDS encoding ferritin-like domain-containing protein — translation MDTKTTHVMPWRIEDIDLNRIDRQRAAANEDLLLLLCASSFIESGSDLYTSNLSEFFNDDPEVSAWLNNAWEPEELQHGRALKAYIAHVWPEFDWDTAFANFFAEYSKTCSVEAFEKTRALEMVARCVVETGTATLYRAINECSDEPVLKEITDNIRTDEVRHYKHFFKFFKKYNQVEGNGRLAVLGALARRVMEIKNEDSEIALRHVFAIRYPDRVGDSQYNRERAARINSLVRRNLSADMCVKMLLKPLDLPAKIQPGVHYPLTKITRHVFLR, via the coding sequence ATGGACACCAAAACGACGCATGTGATGCCGTGGCGTATCGAGGACATCGACCTGAACCGGATCGATCGTCAGCGTGCGGCCGCGAACGAGGATCTGCTGCTGCTGCTGTGCGCGTCGTCGTTCATCGAGAGCGGCTCGGATCTCTATACGAGCAATCTGAGCGAATTCTTCAATGACGATCCGGAAGTCTCCGCATGGCTCAACAATGCATGGGAGCCCGAAGAATTGCAGCACGGCCGCGCGCTGAAGGCGTACATCGCGCACGTGTGGCCCGAGTTCGACTGGGATACCGCCTTCGCGAATTTCTTTGCCGAGTATTCGAAGACCTGCTCGGTCGAGGCGTTCGAGAAAACCCGCGCGCTCGAAATGGTCGCACGCTGCGTCGTCGAGACGGGCACGGCCACGCTCTATCGCGCGATCAACGAATGCTCGGACGAGCCGGTGCTGAAGGAAATCACCGACAACATCCGCACCGACGAAGTGCGTCACTACAAGCACTTCTTCAAGTTCTTCAAGAAGTACAACCAGGTCGAAGGCAACGGCCGGCTCGCGGTGCTCGGGGCCCTCGCGCGCCGCGTGATGGAAATCAAGAACGAGGATTCCGAGATCGCGCTGCGCCACGTGTTCGCGATCCGCTATCCGGACCGCGTCGGCGACAGCCAGTACAACCGCGAGCGCGCCGCGCGCATCAACTCGCTGGTGCGGCGCAACCTGTCGGCCGACATGTGCGTGAAGATGCTGCTCAAGCCGCTCGACCTGCCCGCGAAGATCCAGCCGGGCGTCCACTATCCGCTCACGAAGATCACGCGGCACGTTTTCCTGCGCTGA
- a CDS encoding gamma-glutamyltransferase family protein, with the protein MSGFNWHNPYPTTRIPVFARNVVSTSHPLAAQAGLRMLWKGGNAVDAALAAAAAITVVEPVSCGLGGDAFALVWDGERLSGLNASGVAPAAWNVDYFRKRHGEDARGIANKPTRGWDTVTVPGVIAGWEALHAKFGSLPFADLLEPAIEIAERGYSVPPIVAHKWAAAVPELQGLPGFADTFMPRGRAPLVGERVCLPGHAQTLRTLAKDGARAFYEGALAERIAAFAREGGGALTEADLRAYRPEWVEPIGKRFGRHTIHEIPPNGQGIAALIALGIAEHAGVTEWPVDSVDSQHLQIEAMKLAFADVYRYVADPRAMEVTPEQMLDDAYLAERAKLIDRARATHFAAGRPHSGGTIYLSAADERGMMVSFIQSNYMGFGSGLVVPGTGIALQNRGHGFSMDPASPNVVAGGKRPFHTIIPAFVTEEVDGRTEAVMSFGVMGGDMQPQGHLQTIIRMLGYGQQPQAACCAPRWKVNRDFTLDVEATMNRATVDGLAARGHTIKSIDDPYMDFGSGQFVWRLDPDDPERGYVAASDSRRDGLAAGF; encoded by the coding sequence ATGAGTGGCTTCAACTGGCACAACCCGTATCCGACGACCCGCATTCCGGTGTTCGCGCGCAACGTCGTGTCGACGTCGCACCCGCTGGCTGCGCAGGCCGGGCTGCGGATGCTGTGGAAGGGCGGTAACGCGGTGGACGCGGCGCTGGCCGCCGCCGCCGCGATCACGGTCGTCGAGCCCGTGTCGTGCGGGCTCGGCGGCGATGCATTCGCGCTCGTGTGGGACGGCGAGCGGTTGTCCGGGCTGAACGCATCGGGCGTCGCGCCGGCCGCCTGGAACGTCGACTACTTCCGCAAGCGCCACGGCGAGGATGCGCGCGGCATCGCGAACAAGCCGACGCGCGGCTGGGACACCGTCACCGTGCCGGGCGTCATCGCGGGCTGGGAAGCGCTGCACGCGAAGTTCGGTTCGCTGCCGTTCGCGGACCTGCTCGAGCCGGCGATCGAGATCGCGGAGCGCGGCTATTCGGTGCCGCCGATCGTCGCGCACAAGTGGGCCGCGGCCGTTCCCGAACTGCAGGGCCTGCCGGGCTTCGCGGACACCTTCATGCCGCGCGGCCGCGCGCCGCTCGTCGGCGAACGCGTGTGCCTGCCTGGTCATGCACAGACGCTGCGCACGCTCGCGAAGGACGGCGCCCGTGCGTTCTACGAAGGGGCGCTCGCCGAGCGGATCGCCGCCTTCGCGCGCGAAGGCGGCGGCGCGCTGACCGAAGCCGACCTGCGCGCGTACCGGCCGGAATGGGTCGAGCCGATCGGCAAGCGCTTCGGCCGCCACACGATTCACGAGATCCCGCCGAACGGGCAGGGCATTGCCGCGCTGATCGCGCTCGGCATCGCCGAGCATGCGGGCGTGACCGAATGGCCGGTCGACTCGGTCGATTCGCAGCATCTGCAGATCGAGGCGATGAAGCTCGCGTTCGCGGACGTCTATCGCTACGTCGCCGATCCGCGCGCGATGGAGGTCACGCCCGAACAGATGCTCGACGATGCGTATCTCGCCGAACGCGCGAAGCTGATCGATCGCGCGCGGGCCACGCACTTCGCCGCCGGCCGTCCGCATTCCGGCGGCACGATCTACCTGTCGGCGGCCGACGAGCGCGGGATGATGGTGAGCTTCATCCAGTCGAACTACATGGGCTTCGGCTCGGGCCTCGTCGTCCCCGGCACGGGCATTGCGCTGCAGAACCGCGGGCACGGCTTCTCGATGGACCCGGCTTCGCCGAACGTCGTCGCGGGCGGCAAGCGGCCGTTCCACACGATCATTCCGGCGTTCGTCACCGAGGAAGTCGACGGCCGCACCGAGGCCGTGATGAGCTTCGGCGTGATGGGCGGCGACATGCAGCCGCAGGGCCACCTGCAAACCATCATCCGGATGCTCGGCTATGGCCAGCAGCCGCAGGCCGCGTGTTGCGCGCCGCGCTGGAAGGTCAACCGCGACTTCACGCTCGACGTCGAGGCGACGATGAACCGCGCGACCGTCGACGGGCTGGCCGCCCGCGGCCATACGATCAAGTCGATCGACGATCCTTACATGGATTTCGGCTCGGGGCAGTTCGTCTGGCGCCTCGATCCCGACGATCCTGAGCGCGGCTACGTGGCCGCGAGCGACAGCCGGCGCGACGGGCTGGCGGCCGGTTTCTGA